The following is a genomic window from Flavobacterium sp..
GTAACTGGATTTTCTAATGGTTCTGGCACTACAATTTCTCAAACATTAACTTATACTGGAAATGCTACCGGAACAGTAATTTATAACGTAACTCCAGTGATTAATGGTTGTGCTGGTACACCACAAACAATAACGGTAACGGTAAATCCACAAACCAATAGTACTATCACTTTTCCTACTATTACTACTTCATATTGTTTAAATGCAATCCCTTCTTTACTGCCTACTTCATCATCAAATAGCACACCTATAACCGGAATATGGAGTCCTTCAACTATTAACACTTCTATTGTAGGAACTACTACTTATACATTTACGCCTCAAGCTAATCCTTGTGTAATATATGCGCCTTTTACTATAGATATTACAATTGCAAACAACATTACACCCGATTTTGATAGCGCTATTTTTGTTTGTTCTGGAACAACGCCGCCAACATTAAATTCAACCTCACCAAACGGAATTAGCGGAACATGGACACCCACAACAATTGACAACATGAACTCGGGAAGTTATCTTTTTACGCCCAACCCAAATCAATGTGCGAGTTCACAAACAATTAATGTAACCATAGGAATAAATACTGCTACCATCACTTTTACTGGAGCTACAACAATATGTTCAAACAAAACAACTTCTTTAAATTTAATTGCTTCAGACCCAAATGCAACAATTGTATGGACGGCTAGCACAACTAATGTAATAGGTATTTCAAATGGTTCAGGCAATTCTATTTCTCAAACTTTATTGAATTCAGGAAATACAAGCGGAACGGTTGTGTATACTATAAACACAATACTTAACGGTTGTATAGGGACACCTCAATTAATAACTGTAACTGTAAATCCACAAAGTAGTATTACACCAACTTTTTCAGGAATTCAAAACTTGTATTGTTTAAATGAAATAGCACCTCCGCTTCCTACTTTTTCAACCAATAGTACACCATTGACGGGGACTTGGAATCCTTCAACAATTAACACAGCAACATTAGGAACAACCACTTACACCTTTACAGCACAACCAATTTCATGTACTATTATTAGCCCTTATTCGCTAACTATTACCGTTAGAGATAATTTTTACCCAGATTTTACAGACAATTTGAATTTATGTGCGGGTGAATTGCCACCTACACTTACTGCTACATCACCTAACGGAATTTCTGGCATATGGACACCTTCTGTAATTGATAATTTAGTTTCTGGAAGCTATACTTTTACTCCAACATCAAATTCTTGTGCGGTACCACAAACCATTGCAGTAACTGTTTTTCAGCCAACCTTAACTGCAATAGACTACACTATACATGAAGCGTTTTCAGAACAGCAAACTATTACAATTACTGCTTTTTCAAATGGAGATTACTTATACCAATTAGACAATGAAACTCCACAAGCGAATTCAGTCTTTGAAAATGTAAGTCCTGGAAATCATATCATAACAGTATATGACAAAAATGGCTGTTCGGCACCAATAAGTGAGGAAATTACGGTAATTGATTATCCAAACTATTTTACACCAAATAATGACGGCCACAATGATGTATGGCAAATAAAGGGAATAAATAATTTAGATAATTGGAGTATTTCTATTTTTGACCGATACGGTAAATTACTTGATAGATTAAACACAATTTATCCTTTTTGGGATGGGATTTATAATAATGAAACTTTACCTGCTTCTGATTATTGGTTTACAATAACCTATACTGAAAACAATATTACCAAAACCTTTAAATCACATTTTAGTTTAATTCGATAATGCTTCAATTTTATGAGTGCATGTTGTTAAATTTATTATCACTACATTTACTAAAACATAGAAATTATGGCAAAAAGTCAAGATGCGAAGAAAACAGCAAAAAAGGAACCTTTAAAAACGGCAAAAGAGAAGAAAGAAGATAAACGCAATAAGAAAAATTTACCAAAACGTGATTAAAAGTCACTACAAATACGAATATAATTCGTGTTTTTTTATTTACTACAATTTTTAATTTATTCAAAGTAATCGGCGCAAATAAAAGACTAAAAATATATCAAGTATTGAGCTTAAAATTATTTTTATAAGGTTATTTTTCTTATTCTAAATCAATTAGACAAGACTTTAACCCATTGTTAACAAAATTGCCTTGAAAAAACCATAAATAATTGTATTTTTACCACTTAAAATTTTTAATAATCAAATGGGTAAAATCATTGCAATTGCCAATCAAAAAGGTGGTGTAGGAAAAACAACTACTTCTGTTAATTTAGCAGCATCTCTTGGTGTTTTAGAAAAAAAAGTGCTTTTAATAGATGCCGACCCACAAGCTAATGCTAGTTCGGGTTTAGGAATTGATGTAGAAAGTGTAGAAATTGGTTCCTATCAAGTTCTTGAACACAGCGCAACACCAGAAGAAGCAACCGTTTCGTGTTCGGCACCAAATGTTTCGGTGATTCCAGCTCATATTGACTTGGTGGCTATCGAAATTGAATTAGTAGACAAAGAAAATCGCGAGTACATGCTAAAAACAGCATTGGAAAGTGTAAAAGATAAATACGATTACATATTAATTGACTGTGCACCTTCTTTAGGATTATTAACATTGAACGCTTTAACAGCGGCGGATAGTGTAGTAATTCCGATTCAATGCGAATATTTTGCATTAGAAGGGTTAGGAAAATTATTAAACACCATTAAAAGTGTTCAAAAAATCCACAATCCGAGTTTAGATATTGAAGGATTGTTATTAACCATGTACGATTCCCGTTTGCGCTTATCCAACCAAGTGGTTGAAGAAGTACAAAAACACTTCAATGATATGGTATTTGAAACAATTATTCAAAGAAATATCAAGTTGAGTGAAGCTCCAAGTTTTGGCGAAAGCATTATTAATTATGACGCTACTAGTAAAGGCGCAACAAATTATTTAAACTTGGCTGAAGAAATTATTAAGAAAAATCAATAATAGAGAAGATGACAAAAGCGGTAAAGAAACAAGCCTTAGGAAGAGGTTTATCGGCTTTATTAAAAGATCCTGAAAATGATATTAAATCAGTTGAGGATAAAAATGCTGATAAAGTAGTAGGAAATATTATTGAATTAGATCTTGAATCGATTGAAATTAATCCGTTTCAACCGAGAACGAATTTCAACGAAGAAACCATACAAGAATTAGCCAAATCGATTAAAGAATTAGGTGTAATTCAACCGATAACCGTTAGAAAATTAGATTTCAACAAGTACCAATTAATTTCTGGAGAGCGTCGTTTGCGTGCTTCAAAATTAATCGGATTGAAAACAATTCCGGCTTATATTCGATTGGCAAATGATAATGAATCATTGGTTATGGCATTGGTGGAAAACATCCAACGTCATGATTTAGACCCAATTGAGGTAGCTATTTCGTACCAACGTTTAATCGAAGAAATCAATTTAACACAAGAAGAATTGAGTGAGCGCGTAGGCAAAAAGCGTTCTACCATTACCAATTATTTACGTTTATTGAAATTAGACCCTATCATTCAAACAGGAATGCGCGATGGTTTTATTTCAATGGGACATGGAAGAGCGTTGATTAACATTGAAAATCAAGATGTTCAAAGCGATATTTATCACAAAGTGGTAACACAAAATCTTTCTGTAAGAGAAACAGAGGCTTTGGTTAAAAATTACCAAGATAGCTTAAAACCAAAAACAACTAAACCTGCAAAAAGCAACTCATTTGACATCAAAGAAGAAGAGAAAAAAGCATTTGCAAATTATTTCGGAACTAAAGTTGATGTAAAAGTAGCTGGTGGAAAAGGGAAAATAACAATTCCATTTCATTCTGAAGAAGACTTTAATCGTATCTTAAAACTTATAAACGCGTAGTGAAAGTATTGCAATACATAGCGCTTTCAATTTGTCTTTTTTTGAGTTTTCAAGTAAAAGCACAAGAAGAAATATCTTTAAAATCAGCCGATACAACAAAAGCCATTATTAATCCAAACACACCTGCAAAAGCAGCATTTTATTCAGCTTTAGTTCCTGGATTAGGACAAGCTTACAATAAAAAGTATTGGAAAATTCCATTAGTATATGCTGGATTAGGTGCTGGAATATATTACTATACATGGAATCAAAAAAAATACCATGAATTTAGAGATGAATATAAAAGAAGATTAGACGGTACCTATGATCCAAACCACCCTATTTATGGAGATTTAGACAATGACCGTTTAGTTCGTGCGCAAAAATTTCACCAAAGAAATAGAGATTTATCTGCTTTAATTACAGCTGTTATTTATATTTTAAATATTGTTGATGCTAATATTGATGGGCATTTAATGCAATTTAATGTCAATGATAATTTATCTATTAAACCAGATATGAATCAAAATCAAATCGATTACAAATTCAATTACGGAATGACACTTACGTTTAATTTTTAACAAATATTTAGGTAACAAATCATTCTTTATAACTACTAATGAGTATGAAAATTGCACTTTTAGGTTACGGAAAAATGGGTAAAGTTATTGAAAGAATAGCTTTAGAGAGAGGGCATGAAATCGTATTAAAAAAAGATCAAGACAACACTTTTGAAGGATTATTAAATGCTGATGTTGCCATCGACTTTAGTGTACCCGATAGCGCTGTTATCAATATTTCAGAATGTTTAAATAATGGAATCCCAGTAATTTCTGGAACAACAGGTTGGTTATCCGATTATCCAAAAATGGTGGCTTTGTGTGAAGATAAAAACGGAAGTTTTATCTATGGTTCTAATTTTAGTTTAGGTGTAAATGTGTTTTTTGAATTAAACGAATATTTAGCCAAAATGATGGCCAACTTGAAACAATACAACGTTTCAATGGAAGAAATTCATCACATACAAAAGTTAGATGCACCAAGCGGAACAGCCATAACATTAGCAGAAGGAGTTATCAAAAATACTGATTATTCTAATTGGACATTAGAAACTCCAAATAGTAACGAAATACATATAGAAGCAAAACGCATTGAAAATGTTCCAGGAACGCATAGTATTTTTTACGATAGTGAAGTTGACCAAATCGAAATCAAACACACAGCACACAGCAGAGAAGGTTTTGCATTAGGAGCTGTTGTCGCAGCAGAATGGTTAGTTGATAAAAAAGGTGTTTTTACTATGAAAGATGTACTTTTTAATGGTTCTAAGCTATAGGCTTTAGACAATAAATAATAAATTATAAATTATAACAAAGCTAAAAGCATTTTGCTTAAAGCTTACAGCAAATAAAATTATGGAAATATCAGGTTGGTTAATTTTTATCTTATTAATTCAAGTAATTCATGGAATTGGAACTTGGAAATTATATGTAAAAGCAGGAAGAAAATCTTGGGAAGCATTTATTCCAGTGTATAACGGAATTGTATTAATGCAACTCATAAATCGTCCAAAATGGTGGATTTTACTCCTTTTTATACCCGTTATCAATTTGTTTTTATTTCCAATTATATGGATTGAAACGTTAAGAACATTTGGTAAAAAATCAACCGTTGATATGGTTTTAGGTGTAGTTACATTAGGATTTTACATCGCTTATGTAAATTACACACAAGAAACTACTTATCATGCTAATCGCGATTTAAAAGCTCCAAATAAAACAATGGACACCTTGGGTTCGCTTTCTTTTGCAATTGTTGTAGCTACTTTAGTTCACACGTATTTTATTCAACCTTACACGATTCCAACTTCATCGTTAGAAAAATCTTTGTTAGTTGGCGATTTTCTATTTGTGAGTAAATTTCATTATGGA
Proteins encoded in this region:
- a CDS encoding T9SS type B sorting domain-containing protein → MSFNLLPIENITFIRLNYKTMISYKNKSIFLLLFLFLLKPSLFLGQLSFCTGSSGAPIFFEDFGSGTTYGPALPAGITNYAYVNSGFPQDGQYTLYYRTNLIPNSSNWLYSLDHTPDNAPNGFNGKCLIVNASNTPGQFYRRTVTGLCSNTRFEFSAWLLNIYNAASNGCSGSGIPINVTFEIWDATDTVLLQSGNTGNISGTSFPNWNQFGLVFTMPATQTSVILKMRNNGSGGCGNDLAIDDIMFRTCGEYSAIINSTTSGNSMNICENAAITNPNLVVTTTGSIAHVYQWQQSNNNVNYTDIVGANSSNYSIPNLSATTYYRVKVAQDISNLNNPFCSSFSDIYTVNFNPSPNSPVSNGNQTICSNQATSLSVSVSANESVNWYDSATNGNLLLSNSLSFSPTIPGTYYAESFNQTTNCKSNTRTAVTLLPVVSTSFSGVTNICSSETILLNLNASDTSATLNWTASSTDVTGFSNGSGTTISQTLTYTGNATGTVIYNVTPVINGCAGTPQTITVTVNPQTNSTITFPTITTSYCLNAIPSLLPTSSSNSTPITGIWSPSTINTSIVGTTTYTFTPQANPCVIYAPFTIDITIANNITPDFDSAIFVCSGTTPPTLNSTSPNGISGTWTPTTIDNMNSGSYLFTPNPNQCASSQTINVTIGINTATITFTGATTICSNKTTSLNLIASDPNATIVWTASTTNVIGISNGSGNSISQTLLNSGNTSGTVVYTINTILNGCIGTPQLITVTVNPQSSITPTFSGIQNLYCLNEIAPPLPTFSTNSTPLTGTWNPSTINTATLGTTTYTFTAQPISCTIISPYSLTITVRDNFYPDFTDNLNLCAGELPPTLTATSPNGISGIWTPSVIDNLVSGSYTFTPTSNSCAVPQTIAVTVFQPTLTAIDYTIHEAFSEQQTITITAFSNGDYLYQLDNETPQANSVFENVSPGNHIITVYDKNGCSAPISEEITVIDYPNYFTPNNDGHNDVWQIKGINNLDNWSISIFDRYGKLLDRLNTIYPFWDGIYNNETLPASDYWFTITYTENNITKTFKSHFSLIR
- a CDS encoding ParA family protein yields the protein MGKIIAIANQKGGVGKTTTSVNLAASLGVLEKKVLLIDADPQANASSGLGIDVESVEIGSYQVLEHSATPEEATVSCSAPNVSVIPAHIDLVAIEIELVDKENREYMLKTALESVKDKYDYILIDCAPSLGLLTLNALTAADSVVIPIQCEYFALEGLGKLLNTIKSVQKIHNPSLDIEGLLLTMYDSRLRLSNQVVEEVQKHFNDMVFETIIQRNIKLSEAPSFGESIINYDATSKGATNYLNLAEEIIKKNQ
- a CDS encoding ParB/RepB/Spo0J family partition protein — translated: MTKAVKKQALGRGLSALLKDPENDIKSVEDKNADKVVGNIIELDLESIEINPFQPRTNFNEETIQELAKSIKELGVIQPITVRKLDFNKYQLISGERRLRASKLIGLKTIPAYIRLANDNESLVMALVENIQRHDLDPIEVAISYQRLIEEINLTQEELSERVGKKRSTITNYLRLLKLDPIIQTGMRDGFISMGHGRALINIENQDVQSDIYHKVVTQNLSVRETEALVKNYQDSLKPKTTKPAKSNSFDIKEEEKKAFANYFGTKVDVKVAGGKGKITIPFHSEEDFNRILKLINA
- a CDS encoding DUF5683 domain-containing protein, yielding MSFQVKAQEEISLKSADTTKAIINPNTPAKAAFYSALVPGLGQAYNKKYWKIPLVYAGLGAGIYYYTWNQKKYHEFRDEYKRRLDGTYDPNHPIYGDLDNDRLVRAQKFHQRNRDLSALITAVIYILNIVDANIDGHLMQFNVNDNLSIKPDMNQNQIDYKFNYGMTLTFNF
- the dapB gene encoding 4-hydroxy-tetrahydrodipicolinate reductase; the encoded protein is MKIALLGYGKMGKVIERIALERGHEIVLKKDQDNTFEGLLNADVAIDFSVPDSAVINISECLNNGIPVISGTTGWLSDYPKMVALCEDKNGSFIYGSNFSLGVNVFFELNEYLAKMMANLKQYNVSMEEIHHIQKLDAPSGTAITLAEGVIKNTDYSNWTLETPNSNEIHIEAKRIENVPGTHSIFYDSEVDQIEIKHTAHSREGFALGAVVAAEWLVDKKGVFTMKDVLFNGSKL